The stretch of DNA GACCCGCTGTTGACAACCAAGCGGCGAGCAAGTTGGACGACCACGCCAGGACGCCGAACCCGAGCACACCGAGCGCGATACCAAATATCAGCGCGGCACGCGCGGTGATCTTTCCAGCGGGAAGTGGACGCCCGACGGTACGTTTCATCAGCCTGTCGATATCGATGTCAATAACCTGGTTGATGGTGTTGGCGCCGGCGGCAGAGAGAGCTCCCCCAATGAGCGTCGACAGGACGAGAGCCGTTCCGGGCCATCCGCTCGCTGCCACGAACATGGCCGGGACGGTGGTGACCAAGAGCAGCTCGATGATCCGTGGTTTTGTCAGTACAAAGTACGTGCCGACCCGACCGCGAAATGTCGTCGGCTTCTGGCGGGGATCGGTGGTGATGACGACTTCTACGTCGCTCATACCGACACCTCAACTGGCTTTTCCACAACCCGGGGAACGGTCGCTTCGAATACATAGAACAGATACGCAATCCAAAGGAGATCGGCAAGCAGCAGATGGATCACCTGCAACTCAAGTGGCGTAAGAAGGGCAATGTTGATCAACCCAACACCAAACTGGGCGACAACGAGCCAGACAATTGTACGACCGCGTTTTCTTGCGGAATCGCTCATACCGATGCTCAGATAACGAACGATCCACACGATCCCGAGACCACCGGCAATCGCAACCAACGGGTGCAACACTCGGACCTGGAGGAGGAACGGTGCAGCGGTCTGAAACTCCTCCCGAAATGCCGACTCAAGAGAGTCCGCAGGGAACAACGTATCCGCGAGCGCGTTCAGCGCACCAAGACCCGCGATGACAAGGAGCGTCACCAAACCAAACATCAGCGTCCGGCCCCTGTGCCCAGCCTCAGCGATCGAAAAATCTGACCGACCCGCGGCGCGCCAAGCCGTGAGCGCATACGCAGCAATCAAAGCAAAAGTGTTGAAGAGGTGGAGCGGCACAACGATCAGCCTCCCAATGGATGCATCCTGATCGACCCACCCAAACAACACGAGCGATGCACCCAACATTGACTCAAAGATCAGAAAAGCAAACGCGACGATCGCAGCACGCGTCACCGGGTCTTGGCGTCCAAGTATGCGGCGTGCCACCACGATCAGCGCAACACCCCCCAATACGAGTCCGGTCGTCAGCAGGCGGTGTGTGAACTCGATGAGCTGCTCGACCGAGTCTGGAATCGGGAAGAGTTGCTGGTCGCAGCGAGGCCACGACTCACCGCACCCTGCGCCCGAGTTGGTGGCTCGTACGACCGCCCCCGAAGATACGACCACGACAACAGCAGAGAGCATCGACCAAGCAAGCAAGGAAAGTGTCCGACGGGAGTTCATCGGCAACAGGATACTGTCTGGCGCAGACCATCGAAAGGGCCGCTCGCGACTGAGGGCCTCCCCGAGGGGCACCAATAGAACGCCGTGGTCGTACACTGCTTGGTTGAGGAGGTCGTCATGAAACGACTTATCGCCTTGGTCACGTTGGCCGTGATAGCGGTGATGATCTACCGCTACATCGCCGACGACGTGTCCCGGTCGTCACATCTCGGCACAAACTAGTGGCACCATCCGATACGCCCGGGGATGGGCATCTCAACGTCCGCCGCTACGGCCCGACAGGAACAGCGGTAATGGCGCTACACGGATTTACGCTCACGGGCGAAATGTTTGAACCGTTGGGCGCAAGGACCGATCTCGACATCCACGCCCCAGACCTCCCCGGTCACGGATCAACAACGGTGAGGCCGACCATCACCACCGCCGTGCTAGCTCTCGCAGCGTATCTCACCGAACACGGGCCGATGCCGGTTGTCGGCTACTCGCAAGGAGGACGTATCGGGCTGCGATTGGCCATTGATCATCCCGACCTCGTTCCGCTGCTGATCCTCGTTTCGGTATCGTTCGGAATCAAGAACCCGGTTGAACGCGCCGATCGTGCCGCCGCGGACAGGGCGCTGGCATCGTCGATTCGTAACAGCACGATCGACGCTTTCGTCAAACGTTGGCTGTCACACCCTGTCGCAGCACCCTGCGGCCTCGACAATGCAACAAGGTCATGGGATCGTTCGGTGAGGCTCAAAAACACCACCGCCGGTCTCGCGGACGCCCTAGAAGGGATGGGTCAGGGGCAACACGGTTGGCTGGGAGACCAGGCACACGACCTTCCCATGCCGGTGGTGTGCGTCACCGGCGCACGCGACGCCGCGTATTCGTCAATCGCCAGTCGCTGGTGCGAGGAGGCGAGGTCGGGTGGCCCAAGTCGCTGCCACGTTGTCGTCCAAAACGCCGGACACAACCTCGTCGTGGAACGGCCTGACCATTTTGGTCCGCTGATCGCGAATCTGGTCACGCCTTGCGAATAGTCTGCGACGGACGACAAATCGCAGGTCCCAATCGCACGCCGACGCGTCTGATCAATTGACCGGGTCTGATCAATTGACCGCAAGGGACTCTCGGATCGCACTGACGTAAACCTCGGGCAACGTCAAGATCGACTCGTGACCCTCACCGACAATTTCAATGACGTTGACATCGACGTTGGAAAGTAGACCCGCAAGTTCGTATTGGGCGGCCGGATCCACCACGATGTCCTGGGTAGGGATGATCTGGGTAACCGGCGTGTTCCAATGTCTGAGCCAAGGCCTGCCGTCGAAGCGCCAGACGGCGTTGCCGATCTCGTAGTAGAGGGATGCGTCTTTGCGCATAAGACCCTCGTACATCCACCGTGCGTGAGACGCGTCTATGCCTCCTGATTTCACAAGAAAACGTGTCGTACCCGATGCGAGTTCGTGGATGGAGACTCGCGTTATTGCCCTCCCGGCCCAGAACGCCACGCGGGTCAACACGCGCTGCTCACCGATTGGCCGAGCTGCGGTCGCACCAAGGATCGCATACGACACCAGCGACGGGTGTCGGTGGACAAGCGCTTGTAAAACCATGCCACCGAGCGAGTAGCCGAACACAGGAGCTCGTTCAATGCCGAGAGCGGCCAACAGACCGGCAATGTCGTCCGCGATGTCGTCGACTTCGGTACCCGTGCGAACCCAACGCGATCGGCCGTGGTTGCGAAGGTCCGGGATGATGACGCGGAAATCCTTTGCAAGTTCTGGGACTATGCGATGAAAGGTGAGTTCGCCGTCGAGACTCCAGCCGTGGATCAGCACAAGGGGGGGCGCAGACTCAGCGCCAACCTCGCGGACGAACATCTCATCGTCTCCTACGAACACCGTACGACCCGGCATGCGGATCGGGCGGGTCTGGTGCCCAGACCCCGGTGGTGACGGTGAAGGCCCGAAGAGTCTCCAACCGACCCATCCGAGAATGCCATACCTAACAACCGTTCGAAACCTCATACACCCAAGGCTACCCCACGCCGACCACCCCTCCGTTCTGGCGTCCAATAGTGCAGGATCCTGCTGCACTATTGGACGCCAGAACGGGTGTTACAGCACCGTAATTGTGCCGGACGGTCCGTCGGAGAAAGTCCGTTTCTGCACCGTGCCGATTACCGCCGCCGAAACTCCCTCCTCAAGCAGCGCCTGCGCCAGCGCCTTCTTCATCTGAGGCATGACCGCAATCAACAGCCCACCAGAGGTCTGTGCATCGGCGAGCGCGATCTGTCGTGTGCGATCATGGCCGCCAAAGTTCGTAAACCGCGACGCAGCGGTGAGATTTCTCTCCGTCCCTCCAGGTACGACGCCGTCTTGAATCAAATCATGTACTCCATCGAAAAATGGGACGTCGTCCCACGTCAAGGTCGCCGAAACCTGCGAAGCCCGAACCATCTCCCCAAGATGGCCGAGCAATCCAAAACCGGTCACGTCTGTCGCTGCGTGCACCCCGACCCGGCGCATCGCATTCGCTGCGCCGGCATTGAGTGTCGCCATCGAGTCGACAACAACACGGACCTGTGCATCACCGACTACCCCTCTCTTGATGCCGGTCGAAATGACACCGCTGCCGAGCGGCTTAGTAAGAAACAGGACGTCACCCGGCTCCGCCCCGGCGTTCGTCACGATTTCGTCAGGGTGCACCGTGCCGGTCACCGAGAGACCGTACTTCGGCTCGTCATCCACGATCGTGTGACCGCCGAGGAGAGCGCAGTTTGCCTCTTCGAGGATGGTCGTTCCGCCGGCGAACACGTCGCTCAACATATCCAGCGGCAACGTGTCGCGAGGCCAGCCGGCGACTTGTAGCGCAGTGATCGGCGTTGCGCCCATTGCATAGAGATCTGAAAGCGCGTTCGCCGCGCCGATACGACCCCAATCAAACGGATCATCGACAATCGGTGTAAAGAAATCCACTGTTTGGACGATGGCGATGTCGTCTCCGAGGCGGTAGACGCCCGCATCGTCAGACGTGCCAAAACCGACGAGAACGTTGGGGTCCTCGTGGTGTGCTCGATTGTGTAAGGGGCGCAAGACTTGCGCCAGCTCATCGGAACTGAGCTTGCAACCTCAGCCCGCACCGTGCGAGAAGCTGGTCAGCCGTGGTTTCACAATGTCACCTCCTTTTGCCGACAGTGCCGCCCCTTTGACAACCGTCGCCGCGTTCTTTGGCCGAAATTGCAGCCTAGTGGAGTGGCGGCACCGTGAAGACATGTACGCAACGTGTCCGTGGATGCCGCGCTATCGAGAAGAAGCGGCTTGATCCAGCGATGTAGAAGAATCAACTGGACGCCGCTCCGGGATGGTCTATAGTAAACAGCAGCACGGCTCGTCCGTGCAAACAGGCTCCCTCGTCCCCCCTGGGGGGCCTGTTTTTTTTTGGAGGCGTTTTCCCAGCGAGCCGCGGTGCATCAGCCGGCGGCATTCTTTGCGATAACCTGCGGATATGCGCTTCAGGTTTCTTCGACCCCGGATCATCGCCGACGGGCTTCGAGATTTGGCGCGCCGGAAACCGTCCGAGGCACAGGAATTTTTCGAGCAACACGCTGGCGAGTGGACCTCGCTCGCCGCGGAAAATCCACACAACGCTGCCGATATCCTTGAGGTCTTGACCGAAACCTCGGCCCTCGATCTGTTGCAGCGTTTGGACGCGGATGTGGCTGGCGACGTGCTCGACGAAATGCACCCCGAGGCGTCCGCGAATCTACTTGCAGAACTCTCGACCACTGACATTGCAGCGCTGATCTCCGCAATGGAGTCTGACCAAGCCGCCGACGTAGTCGGACGTTTCCGGGCATCGGAGCAAGCGACAATTCTCGCCGAATTAGACGACCAACACAGTGTTGCGATCTCGAACCTACTTCGCCATGCCCCCGACTCGGCAGGTGGGCTGATGACGACCGACGTTGCATCGCTTCCGATCGGAATGACAACGGGCGAGGCGATCGAATCGCTCCGACGTTTCCACGAGGAACTCGGAAGCAACCTCACGTATGTCTACGTCGTTGACAACGACGGACGCCTTCGGGGGGTCGTGTCATTTCGCGAATTGTTCTTTGCGCGCCCCGGCCGGGGGTTGGACGATGTCATGGTCGAGAACCCGATCTCAGTAACGACGACGACCGACCGTGAAGTCGTGTCCGAACTGGTGCAGAGGTATCGACTCTTAGCCATTCCTGTAGTTGATTCGCACCACATACTCGTGGGTATGGTGAAAGTTGATGAAGCGCTGGAGGCCGTCCAGGCCGAGGCGACGGAAGATATAGCTGCCATGGTCGGTGCTGGAACACAAGAAACGGTGTTCACGCCAGTCGCGGTGTCCATACGGAGGCGGTTCCCATGGATAGTTGTGAATCTCGCGATCGGGATCGTCATCGCCAGCGTCATCATTCGTTATGAGTCGGTGATCGCCGACAATGCGCGCCTCGCGGCCTACATGCCGATCATCGCACTCCTCGCTGGAAACGCCGGGGCGCAAAGCCTCGCGGTGGTTATTCGCGGAATGTCTGCGGGCGAACTACCACCAGGTAGGGCGCTCCGGGCAATACGCCGCGAGTTCGCGATTGTCGCTCTGAACGGCGTCATGATCGCGCTGATTATCGCGGGCGGCACTGCCGTGCTGTTCGACTCGCGCACTGCAACGATTTTCTTCATCGCTATCGTCGCGGCGTTCCTCGCAGCGGGAATCACGGGCGCGGGAATACCCCTGGCGCTCCGAAAGATGGGCCTAGACCCTGCAATGGCGTCAAACATTTTCCTCACGATGGTTACCGACATCGTCGGGATGGGTGGCTTCCTTGCGATCGCATCAGCACTGCTATGACGCTACCCCGCCAACGATGCTGCGCCAGCCTCGCCGAGCGTCAACTCTTCAACAGCCGCGGCCACAACCGTCGGGTCAAATTGGTCTCCTGCGCAGCGCCGCAGTTCCGCAGCAGCCGCCGCCGGCGAAAGGCTGTCTCGATACGGCCGATCGGTCGTCATTGCGGTGTACGCGTCCGAAACATGAAGGATTCGGGAAAGCTGTGGAATGGTCTGTCCTTTGAGTCCACGGGGGTATCCGTCACCGTCCCAACGCTCATGTGTTGACAGAACCGCCTCGGAGACGTCTGGATGAACGAAGCCCCCGAGTAGCTCAAACCCGCGCTTGGGAAAGTCATGGACGAGTTCCCAATCGTCTGCTGACAACGGCGAAGTCTTGTGCAGAATATCGTCCGGCAACCCGATCTTGCCGACGTCCGCCAGCAAGGCCGCGACGCTGAGATGCCGCAGTTGACTGACCGACAGACCCAGACGTGACCCGATAGCGACCGCAATTGCCTCGGTCCGCTCGGCGCGCACAGCCAAATCAGGGTCTCGAAGTCGGATGACCCGAACGAGGGCACCGACGATTCCCGCCCGAGTACGGCGAGACGCTGTTTCGATGCCGGACAACACGGCATCGACCACGCGGCTGCTTCCGCCCAGGGTTGACCGAGCGGTGTAAAGCGCCCGATCGGCCGCGTCAACGAGTCCGTCCGTCGTTGACGCGTGTGTCGGCGCACTCGCGATACCGACACTTACGGCCACCGCACCAACACCACCCACGACGAGACCCTTCACAGATTCGCGAACTCTTTCCGCAACAAGAAGCGCTCCATCCGCGGCAGTCTCAGGCAGGATGATCGCAAATTCGTCGCCGCCAGTGCGGCATGCAACGTCCATCGATCGTACGACGTCCCCAACGACCAGGCCGATGTCACGAATGACGCGATCGCCGGCGTCTCGCCCCCGAAGACCGTTGATGCTCTCGAGTCCATCGATATCAATAATGAGGACCGAGACCGGACGGCCGTGACGCAACGCACGGTCGAGCTCAGTGGTCAACCGCTCAAAAAAGTATCCCCGGGAGTGCAGACCGGTCAGATAGTCGGTTGCCGCGACGTCGTTTAGTTGCTCGACGAGTTCGTCGACCTCTTCGGCGCGGGCGATTTCGCGCCGATAAAGCCGAGCAATTTCGCCGAACATGTTGCCGGCGAGAAGCGGATCGAGATAAGCCCCTGTCCGTTCGATCGCCGCGATCGCGATCTCGACATCTTTGGGTCGTTCTGTGGTGACACCAGCAGCGCCGGCCGCGATCGCGCCAGTAACGTTTTGCGTCGAGCCGAGCGGAAGGCATACGAGAAACGGGATCTCTACCTGAACAAGTCCGGGACCAAACAGTTCCGCGACACTGAGCGGCAGGACGGCGAAATCGGCGTCGTGTTTGGCAGCGACATCCACCGCAGACTCACCAGACGTTTCCACCACTGAAACATCCCAGTCCAAATCCGAAAGGTGATCGAATAACGCCGAACGGTTCGTTGAATCAAACCCGATTAAGAGGAGACTATGCACATTCATTCTGTAAGAAATGCATCGGCAAACGTTGCTCGTTTTCTTTAGAGCAATCGAGAAATTTTCTCCGGTTTGCGTTTCGAGATGGGATCGGCGAACGGCCCCGCTAACTGCCGAGGATGTCGGTTCCGAAGGACGCAAACGGACCGAGAAAGGTCACCTTGATGCCGTCGTCCAACGCGAGGAAATAGTGGTCGGCAAGTTCGCTCTTTTGCGCAGCCGTTTTGTCCTCTAGGAGCACCGCGTCAGCGGCGGCCTGGGAGTCGACAATATGCGCCTGGGCAATCGGCGGGAACGCTTCAATGATGTCGCGAGTCACGCCGACGAGGTCGATGTCCGTCAAAGACGTGTAGCTGTCCGAATCGAGCAGGACAACCACAATGTCGCCCCCTGTGCCCGCAACGCGCTCCACAATCGCGAACTGGATCTCGCCGGGCACTGCAAGTGTCGTGGTAGTCGTGGTAGTCGTGGTCGTTGCCGCGTCGCCGCTTGGTCGCACCTGCGTCGGTGCCAGAGTGGTCAACGTGAGACCTACGGTGGTCTCAACGACGACCTCGTCGCTGCTCGAACAAGCGGCGAAGGTGGCGAGCGCTAGAAGCATGGCGGCCAGGGAACGAAACTTCGTCATACTTGCACTCTACCTTTCCTCAGGTTTACAGGCCCTCGGGATTGTCGACCGGTTCGACCGAGCGTGATCCTATCCATTCTTCATATGTGACTCCCTCAAGCCACGATTGGTTATGCACCGTCCGAAATCTTCGCTGTACCTGATCGAACATCTCGTCAGAGGGTGTGCTCAGGAGTCCGTGTTCAGCGAGCTCCAGGGCCGGGCGCCACGCGGGCCCTCCTAGAGCTATATCGACACGCGATCGCCAGTCTTGCGCGTCATCTACGTGAGAGTTCGAGGGATCGAGCCAGAAAGTTCGGAGCTTGATGGCCGCTCGGACTACTCGCCGCAGGCTGCGTGCAGTCATTTTGTCAGGTGCCTCATCAACAAACAGGTCACCCGCCCACGCGTGGATGGCCTCGGGACTCCACCGCGACGGGTCGGTGACGACCGCCTCGTACATGTCGTCGATGTTGTTGAGTAGCCGTTCGAAATGCACTGCTACTCGACCGGTCCAAGCTCGGCGGCGACCAGGTCTCGGAAACCAATCTGGAGCTGTTTTGTCAGCGGACCGTAGGCGTAGGTGGTGTCCGCAATGCGCACCACGGGAAGGATCTCTCGGATGGTCGACATGACGAAGACTTCGTCCGCGGCTCGCAAGCGATCTTCATTGAATGTGCCTTCTACAACGGAGATCCCCAGATGGGCGGCGACCTCAACTGTCGCCGCGCGAGTGATCGAAGCGAGAATGCCATGCCTAAGTGCGGGCGTCTCGAACGCGCCGTCGGTGAACCATCCAACGGAGTATGTCGGACCCTCAAGCACATGACCGAGTCGCCCAACGAGCAGCGCGTCACCAAACCCTAAAGCTCTTGCGTGTTGGCGGGCCGCCATGTTGGGACCGTACGACATAGTCTTCGCCCCGGTAAGTTCCGACTCGGTCCCGTCGGAATGCCACGGTGCCGGAGTGGGCCGCAAACTCGTCGAAGCCGGAATGGTCGGAAGTTCCTCCGCAAACACAATCGTTTTGGCGTTGGTGCCGAGCGAACCGAAATCTGTGCCTCCAGTAACAAACACTCGGATAACTGCGTCGCCTGCTTGACGGGCACGATCGCCAATCCAATCGATCAACGTTGCGCCGTCTACAACAGGAAGCTGCAACGACTCTGCACTCGCCAACAACCGCTCCACGTGTTGCTCGCCCCGAAAAACGCTGCCCTGGTATGACCTCATCGCCTCGAAACAACCGTACCCACGCTGGAAGCCGACATCGAACACCGACACCGCCGCTCGGTCCGGTGCGACGGGTTCACCATTGATCAGGACGTCTCCTAGCGGCGCTGCCAAGTGCCTACCCCCTAAACCGGTTGATGATCGGAAGTCGCCGATCGCGACCGAACGCTTTCTCGGTGATTCTGACACCGGGCGCGGACTGCCTACGTTTGTACTCGCTCTGATCGATCAAGGTTGTGATTTTCAATACAGTTGAGAGGTCTATCCCTAGGGCGACGATCGAATCGACCGAGGCGTCTCGTTCGACGTACTCGACGATGATCTGGTCAAGAACTGCATACTCAGGCAGTGAGTCGGAATCTTGTTGGTCGGGTCGTAGCTCGGCCGAGGGTGCCTTGTCGATGGTCGCCAGAGGAATCACCTCTCCTTGCATGTTCCGCCATTTGGCAAGCTCATACACAGTGGTCTTGAGCACGTCCTTAAGGACAGCGTAGCCCCCTGCCATGTCCCCGTACAGAGTGGCGTATCCGACCGCCATCTCAGACTTGTTACCAGTGGGGATAACGAGTCCGCCAAACTTGTTTGAGATGGCCATCAACGTCGCCCCACGGATACGCGCTTGCAAGTTCTCCTCCGCAACGTTTTCGGAGGTGTCTGCAAACGTCGCACCCAGCGTGGTGAGGAAGGACTCGAAAGTATCGTCGATGGGTATCACGTCGCAGCGACATCCGAGACGGGACGCTAGATCGACGGAGTCGCTTACAGATCCGGGCGATGAATAGCGGGTCGGCATAGCGACCCCCCACACTGCGTCCGGCCCAAGCGCATCCACGGCGATCGCAGCCGTAAGCGCAGAGTCGATGCCGCCGGACAAACCGATGATCACGGATGAGAACCCACTTTTGATTACGTAGTCGTGAAGTCCGGCGACCAACGCTTTGTATATCTCGGCGGCCTCGTCTAACTCCGGCCAAATCTCCACTTTTTCCAAGCCCCTCCCACCGCGGCTCTCGTCCGTCACAAAGACGGGGGCGATCGGAACGATGTCGGTTGTCTCGATTTCGAGGTCCAAGCAGAAG from Acidobacteriota bacterium encodes:
- a CDS encoding COX15/CtaA family protein → MNSRRTLSLLAWSMLSAVVVVVSSGAVVRATNSGAGCGESWPRCDQQLFPIPDSVEQLIEFTHRLLTTGLVLGGVALIVVARRILGRQDPVTRAAIVAFAFLIFESMLGASLVLFGWVDQDASIGRLIVVPLHLFNTFALIAAYALTAWRAAGRSDFSIAEAGHRGRTLMFGLVTLLVIAGLGALNALADTLFPADSLESAFREEFQTAAPFLLQVRVLHPLVAIAGGLGIVWIVRYLSIGMSDSARKRGRTIVWLVVAQFGVGLINIALLTPLELQVIHLLLADLLWIAYLFYVFEATVPRVVEKPVEVSV
- a CDS encoding alpha/beta fold hydrolase; this translates as MAPSDTPGDGHLNVRRYGPTGTAVMALHGFTLTGEMFEPLGARTDLDIHAPDLPGHGSTTVRPTITTAVLALAAYLTEHGPMPVVGYSQGGRIGLRLAIDHPDLVPLLILVSVSFGIKNPVERADRAAADRALASSIRNSTIDAFVKRWLSHPVAAPCGLDNATRSWDRSVRLKNTTAGLADALEGMGQGQHGWLGDQAHDLPMPVVCVTGARDAAYSSIASRWCEEARSGGPSRCHVVVQNAGHNLVVERPDHFGPLIANLVTPCE
- a CDS encoding alpha/beta fold hydrolase: MRFRTVVRYGILGWVGWRLFGPSPSPPGSGHQTRPIRMPGRTVFVGDDEMFVREVGAESAPPLVLIHGWSLDGELTFHRIVPELAKDFRVIIPDLRNHGRSRWVRTGTEVDDIADDIAGLLAALGIERAPVFGYSLGGMVLQALVHRHPSLVSYAILGATAARPIGEQRVLTRVAFWAGRAITRVSIHELASGTTRFLVKSGGIDASHARWMYEGLMRKDASLYYEIGNAVWRFDGRPWLRHWNTPVTQIIPTQDIVVDPAAQYELAGLLSNVDVNVIEIVGEGHESILTLPEVYVSAIRESLAVN
- the selD gene encoding selenide, water dikinase SelD; the encoded protein is MSSRCRHSTRLQFRPKNAATVVKGAALSAKGGDIVKPRLTSFSHGAGUGCKLSSDELAQVLRPLHNRAHHEDPNVLVGFGTSDDAGVYRLGDDIAIVQTVDFFTPIVDDPFDWGRIGAANALSDLYAMGATPITALQVAGWPRDTLPLDMLSDVFAGGTTILEEANCALLGGHTIVDDEPKYGLSVTGTVHPDEIVTNAGAEPGDVLFLTKPLGSGVISTGIKRGVVGDAQVRVVVDSMATLNAGAANAMRRVGVHAATDVTGFGLLGHLGEMVRASQVSATLTWDDVPFFDGVHDLIQDGVVPGGTERNLTAASRFTNFGGHDRTRQIALADAQTSGGLLIAVMPQMKKALAQALLEEGVSAAVIGTVQKRTFSDGPSGTITVL
- the mgtE gene encoding magnesium transporter produces the protein MRFRFLRPRIIADGLRDLARRKPSEAQEFFEQHAGEWTSLAAENPHNAADILEVLTETSALDLLQRLDADVAGDVLDEMHPEASANLLAELSTTDIAALISAMESDQAADVVGRFRASEQATILAELDDQHSVAISNLLRHAPDSAGGLMTTDVASLPIGMTTGEAIESLRRFHEELGSNLTYVYVVDNDGRLRGVVSFRELFFARPGRGLDDVMVENPISVTTTTDREVVSELVQRYRLLAIPVVDSHHILVGMVKVDEALEAVQAEATEDIAAMVGAGTQETVFTPVAVSIRRRFPWIVVNLAIGIVIASVIIRYESVIADNARLAAYMPIIALLAGNAGAQSLAVVIRGMSAGELPPGRALRAIRREFAIVALNGVMIALIIAGGTAVLFDSRTATIFFIAIVAAFLAAGITGAGIPLALRKMGLDPAMASNIFLTMVTDIVGMGGFLAIASALL
- a CDS encoding diguanylate cyclase, with the protein product MHSLLLIGFDSTNRSALFDHLSDLDWDVSVVETSGESAVDVAAKHDADFAVLPLSVAELFGPGLVQVEIPFLVCLPLGSTQNVTGAIAAGAAGVTTERPKDVEIAIAAIERTGAYLDPLLAGNMFGEIARLYRREIARAEEVDELVEQLNDVAATDYLTGLHSRGYFFERLTTELDRALRHGRPVSVLIIDIDGLESINGLRGRDAGDRVIRDIGLVVGDVVRSMDVACRTGGDEFAIILPETAADGALLVAERVRESVKGLVVGGVGAVAVSVGIASAPTHASTTDGLVDAADRALYTARSTLGGSSRVVDAVLSGIETASRRTRAGIVGALVRVIRLRDPDLAVRAERTEAIAVAIGSRLGLSVSQLRHLSVAALLADVGKIGLPDDILHKTSPLSADDWELVHDFPKRGFELLGGFVHPDVSEAVLSTHERWDGDGYPRGLKGQTIPQLSRILHVSDAYTAMTTDRPYRDSLSPAAAAAELRRCAGDQFDPTVVAAAVEELTLGEAGAASLAG
- a CDS encoding aminotransferase class IV — translated: MAAPLGDVLINGEPVAPDRAAVSVFDVGFQRGYGCFEAMRSYQGSVFRGEQHVERLLASAESLQLPVVDGATLIDWIGDRARQAGDAVIRVFVTGGTDFGSLGTNAKTIVFAEELPTIPASTSLRPTPAPWHSDGTESELTGAKTMSYGPNMAARQHARALGFGDALLVGRLGHVLEGPTYSVGWFTDGAFETPALRHGILASITRAATVEVAAHLGISVVEGTFNEDRLRAADEVFVMSTIREILPVVRIADTTYAYGPLTKQLQIGFRDLVAAELGPVE
- a CDS encoding NAD+ synthase translates to MKTIRIAGAQINPTVGDFVANERRILDVMQRAESLDADILALPELVITGYPPEDLVLKESFVNENLAVLNRLAAFAGETLTVVGFVDRVDGIAGDDSQPRCLANAAALLHRGRIIGVYHKLLLPNYGVFDEARYFETGSQPAMVWTIAGVTVGVSICEDIWSADGPPAMQAAAGADVLVNINGSPFHRGKRDDRRELLARQAAASSTPIVYLNMVGGQDELVFDGDSMVFNSRGEIVARSPQFVEHFFCLDLEIETTDIVPIAPVFVTDESRGGRGLEKVEIWPELDEAAEIYKALVAGLHDYVIKSGFSSVIIGLSGGIDSALTAAIAVDALGPDAVWGVAMPTRYSSPGSVSDSVDLASRLGCRCDVIPIDDTFESFLTTLGATFADTSENVAEENLQARIRGATLMAISNKFGGLVIPTGNKSEMAVGYATLYGDMAGGYAVLKDVLKTTVYELAKWRNMQGEVIPLATIDKAPSAELRPDQQDSDSLPEYAVLDQIIVEYVERDASVDSIVALGIDLSTVLKITTLIDQSEYKRRQSAPGVRITEKAFGRDRRLPIINRFRG